The Megalobrama amblycephala isolate DHTTF-2021 linkage group LG1, ASM1881202v1, whole genome shotgun sequence genome segment AGGCCATGGCCGCGCTGGGCTTCGTGAGCTGTGTGGTTCTGATGCTGGCTCTGCTGCTGTGGTCGGCGTGTGCGTCCTGCCGTCGGTCTGGTGCGCTGGCGGCGCTGCTGCTGTTCCTGCTGGCCACGGCCGGCATGTTCGCTCTTCCCTACTCCTTCATCATCTCTCTCTCCCCGCAGACGTGCCCTGTGCGGGTGTTTGTGTTCAGCGTGTTGTTCAGCATGGCGTTCGGCGCTCTGTTGGCGCGCAGTCTGGCCCTCCTGGGCGCGGCGCTGGCGCGTGGGTGGAGGGAGGTGTGCATGACCGCGGTGCTCACGCTGGTGCAGGTGATCATAGCGGCGGAGTGGCTGCTGGTCGTGCTGGTGCAGGACAAGAGGACGTGCCAGTTCTCACAGCCAGAGTTTGCCATGCTGCAGATTTACGTGATGGTCCTACTCGCCGCGGCGCTGATGCTAGCGCTGCACCTCCTCCGGCGCACGTGCGTCACCTACAGCTACAGCTACAGCGGACAGACGGATCGGCAGGACAAACTGCAGGCCGGGCTGCTCGTCCTCACGCTGCTGCTGAGCGTCTGCGTCTGGATCGTCTGGATCACGCTCCTCACCTACGGGAACCGCGCCATGGGCCGCAGCCCCATCTGGGACGATCCCGTGATCAGCGTCGCACTGACCGCTAATGGCTGGGTGCTGCTGCTGGGACATGGCTTCACTCAGGTCCACTTCATGTGCAAGAGCGAAGCCCGTATGAAAGACCCGCCTCTGGACTTCACAGGCTGGACGAGACCAGCGGCTCCAGAGGACCCGAAAACAGGCACGGACAACAGCGGCTTCCAGATGGACACGGACGGGAGGAGAGGTAGAGAGAAACAtacaaaacatacaaacataTATCTTAAACAAGCAACAAACGTATAATTGAAAACATACAAACTCTTGTTccagaacaaaaccaaaacactgTATCACATATTTATTAGCCTTTTTTGTCTAAgtctttaaaacaaaatcaatTCCAGTGTGTTTTTACTGACGGGTCTAttctgtgttttgtgttttgtctcACTACACTTTCAGATTCTTTCACTtgtttttaacatgtttaaaCTTGAAACAATCGAAGCGTCTGGGAACTTTAGTCCAGGTTAGCTGGCACAGTGTTTGGTGAGGTGGTCAACATTTTTAGAAAAGACACTTGACACCTGTAAAGAAAAAATCGTCCTTTTAGGAACATTTTCAGTTGataaaacatgcattaaatgtcCAGGCTTTAAGGCTGTTGTGAACGTTtcaaacagcagatggcgctgttGTACAATCTTTTCTCGGGACAATCAGATTCTTACTGCATTGAAAACAGTATCTTGATGCTTCTCAAGAAATGTGTCCTTGCTTTAAggatttttatacatttttactgGAACATTAGACATTAATAAATCATAGGCTAGTCATCAAATACAGAATGCATTGTGAAACATTTACCAACAAAGCTGCCTATGTA includes the following:
- the LOC125247310 gene encoding G-protein coupled receptor family C group 5 member B, yielding MDLLVRVQRSNGSRPAGCGSALDQAYWPLCDTWGIVVQAMAALGFVSCVVLMLALLLWSACASCRRSGALAALLLFLLATAGMFALPYSFIISLSPQTCPVRVFVFSVLFSMAFGALLARSLALLGAALARGWREVCMTAVLTLVQVIIAAEWLLVVLVQDKRTCQFSQPEFAMLQIYVMVLLAAALMLALHLLRRTCVTYSYSYSGQTDRQDKLQAGLLVLTLLLSVCVWIVWITLLTYGNRAMGRSPIWDDPVISVALTANGWVLLLGHGFTQVHFMCKSEARMKDPPLDFTGWTRPAAPEDPKTGTDNSGFQMDTDGRRGQDVASSGIFMSEISAERDYSIPRPTTTNINGPYDDYYGSRA